The genomic stretch GTAGCGTAGAGACTTTATCAGAACTTTAATGTGGTTGAAGAGAGCCATTAAACTAATGTGCTGACTGGATGATCCTGACTGGCTTCAGTTGGTTTTCATCACTGACTGTgtccttgtttttttgtctctctaGGTTCATTGCAAATCACGTGGCAGGAGCTTATGGTGGGGGTACAGAGTGGTCTTCTCATGTTTCCAATCaacatcctcatcatcaccatcttCCGAAGCATCAGACCTCGACTTATCACAAAATCTAAAAAAGGAGACTCTGACGACAACTTGAGACCCCCTGCAGTGAATTTATCTACTATTCTGAAGGTGTGTTTTGCACGATCTAATCTCTGTGGGTGAGTGTGTACAGCACTTTTATTGTGGGACTTGTTTTGTGTATTGCCTCATCACTGACCTTGTAAGCCCAGAAACAAATTTTCAATTTCTGCTGCTGACCTTTTACTTTTCCATGTGGTTGATCAAACAGTGTACATATAGTATCTGGTGTTTGTTGTGCATCCCACGGATATCCCTaggacacagaggaggtgaTTGATTTGGTGAGCAAAAGTCCAAGGAACAAGATGTCAGAGATGCACAGGCTGGAGTCCACCGCTGACCTCTGCCATGCACTGGACAGAGTGCATGAATTCATCCATCTTATGCAaggtcatttttctttttataaacttAACTATCTCCTGTTAGCCTGATTCAACTAAACACAAAATAGTTGTATGTGTTGTACCTTCTGTACAAtcaatatacaaatattaaaacacactcaaataaatatgcatttaaataaaagggcaaatacaacattttacagaaacaaaatatCCAAAAGGGGTAAGTCACACCAAAGTGGTCCTTAAGCTAATCAGGCATGCACTTAGGGAAAAGGTTAAGCATGACAGTGTCCTATTAGATTAGGGCACAGATACATCCCATGAAAAGACTCAACCAACAGAGTGAGTTTCTGAACACTTTCCATCTTCCCCAGCCTGTGCCTGCTCTCAGCCCCAATAAATCCTACTGAAGATGtatatctttaaaaacatgtctcaaatatatataaatatacatgcTGTATGTAATCCTGTCAAAGGGGAGAGTGAGAGTGGCCCCCACTGGGTGTACTGCAGCAAGTTCCTCCTGGCTGGTCTCTGCCACCTCCTGATGTGCCTGGAGAAACTGGATGAAAAGAACTTCCCGAGTCCACAGGAATACCAGCAGACCCTCAACATCACCAACCTGCTGGTTCGCAAGGCTGAGATGGTCTTCAGCAGCCACTTGGCCTACTGGTCAGCACTCTGgccgacacacagacacagaaacaacaaaaatatctgtataatatgatttaaaagtaataatatgCTTCCTTCTCCTCGGTCCAGCCCGCCTCctgtgaagaagaggaagaggaagtcaGGGAGCTGCTGGCTGCCCTGGTGGTGTGTGTTCCTGGGCTGGTTCCTGTTGCTGTCCATAAGTGGAGTATCAGCTTTCTTCACCCTGTTGTACGGCTTGGATTACGGCAGAGAAAAGTCCATCAAGTGGGTCATGTCTCTGGGCCTCTCCCTCTTCCAGAGCATCTTTATACTGCAGCCTCTCAAGGTGGGGAAAGATGGGGAAATGGTATTCTTTCCAGCATGTCACACTAATATGACTACATTTAAGTGGCTTGTTTTTGTTCACAGGTGATAGgcattgctgtgttttttgcCCTGCTGCTGAAACCTGTAGCTGTGGAGGAGACTGAGGAAATTGAGCAGGTGATGTTAGGTAAGAAAAAC from Cottoperca gobio chromosome 3, fCotGob3.1, whole genome shotgun sequence encodes the following:
- the pkd1l3 gene encoding polycystic kidney disease protein 1-like 2: MLVLLFSYGQIKSHHTVKRENLRGSLQITWQELMVGVQSGLLMFPINILIITIFRSIRPRLITKSKKGDSDDNLRPPAVNLSTILKDTEEVIDLVSKSPRNKMSEMHRLESTADLCHALDRVHEFIHLMQGESESGPHWVYCSKFLLAGLCHLLMCLEKLDEKNFPSPQEYQQTLNITNLLVRKAEMVFSSHLAYCPPPVKKRKRKSGSCWLPWWCVFLGWFLLLSISGVSAFFTLLYGLDYGREKSIKWVMSLGLSLFQSIFILQPLKVIGIAVFFALLLKPVAVEETEEIEQVMLEQQAKCRWYSGRDTL